A genomic window from Brassica oleracea var. oleracea cultivar TO1000 chromosome C8, BOL, whole genome shotgun sequence includes:
- the LOC106310651 gene encoding eukaryotic peptide chain release factor GTP-binding subunit ERF3A-like isoform X1, whose protein sequence is MDLEADIRALQLDSAEENNGVVIPEAHNSDEVEKLDTSEEDLKDKVEESAPVPDEQQASEDHDQEVHHAVHNPAKAKEKAAQEKAAKEEAEEEAEANKKRHLNVVFIGHVDAGKSTIGGQILFLSGQVDDRQIQKYEKEAKEKSRESWYMAYIMDTNEEERAKGKTVEVGRAHFETASTRFTILDAPGHKSYVPNMISGASQADIGVLVISARKGEFETGYERGGQTREHVQLAKTLGVSKLVVVVNKMDDPTVNWSKERYDEIEQKMVPFLKSSGYNTKKDVVFLPISGLMGFNMDKRMDPKVCPWFSGPSFFEVLNSIEVPPRDPNGPFRMPIIDKFKDMGTVVMGKVESGSIREGDSLVIMPNKEPVKVVAIYCDEDKVKRAGPGENLRVRITGIEDEDILSGFVLSSAVKPVPAVTEFVAQLQILELLDNAIFTAGYKAILHIHAVVEECEIIELISQIDVKTRKPMKKKILFVKNGAAVICRIQVTNSICVEKFSDFPQLGRFTLRTEGKTVAVGKVTALSSA, encoded by the exons ATGG ATCTTGAGGCTGACATCCGCGCATTACAGCTTGATTCGGCAG AAGAAAACAACGGAGTTGTTATCCCGGAAGCTCATAACTCAGATGAAGTTGAGAAATTGGATACATCAGAAGAAG ACCTGAAGGACAAGGTGGAAGAGTCAGCACCGGTTCCTGATGAGCAACAAG CTTCCGAGGATCATGATCAAGAAGTGCACCATGCAGTGCATAACCCTGCGAAAG CTAAAGAGAAGGCAGCCCAGGAGAAGGCTGCCAAAGAGGAAGCTGAAGAAGAGGCAGAAGCAAACAAGAAAAGACACTTGAACGTGGTGTTCATCGGGCATGTTG ATGCTGGAAAGTCTACAATTGGAGGACAAATTCTCTTCCTTAGCGGTCAGGTGGACGACCGACAAATCCAAAAGTATGAAAAGGAAGCAAAAGAAAAAAGTAGAGAAAGCTG GTATATGGCTTATATAATGGATACAAATGAAGAAGAGAGGGCGAAG GGCAAAACAGTTGAAGTTGGAAGGGCTCATTTTGAAACTGCGAGCACGAGATTTACCATTTTGGATGCTCCG GGTCACAAGAGTTATGTACCAAATATGATCAGCGGAGCATCTCAAGCGGACATTGGTGTACTG GTGATTTCAGCTCGTAAAGGTGAATTTGAGACGGGATATGAGAGGGGTGGGCAGACGCGTGAACATGTTCAACTGGCAAAAACATTGGGTGTGTCGAAACTGGTTGTCGTTGTGAACAAAATGGACGATCCAACTGTGAACTGGTCGAAAGAGAG GTACGATGAAATAGAACAAAAAATGGTACCATTTCTTAAATCCTCTGGCTACAACACAAAGAAAG ATGTTGTCTTCTTGCCTATATCTGGTCTAATGGGGTTTAATATGGACAAGAGGATGGATCCAAAAGTTTGTCCTTGGTTCAGTGGCCCTAGCTTTTTTGAAGTCTTGAATTCAATTGAAGTTCCGCCACGAGATCCTAACGGCCCATTCAG GATGCCCATCATTGATAAATTCAAAGATATGGGGACTGTTGTTATGGGAAAAGTAGAATCGGGCAGCATTCGGGAGGGTGATTCCTTGGTCATTATGCCAAATAAG GAACCCGTGAAAGTTGTTGCAATATATTGTGATGAAGATAAAGTTAAGCGTGCTGGACCGGGTGAGAATTTGAGAGTCCGTATAACTGGCATTGAGGACGAGGATATCCTTTCAGGTTTTGTTTTATCCAGCGCGG TAAAGCCTGTACCTGCCGTTACTGAGTTCGTTGCCCAATTACAAATCCTCGAGCTGCTTGACAAC GCTATTTTTACAGCTGGTTACAAGGCTATTCTCCACATTCATGCTGTGGTTGAGGAATGTGAGATCATCGAATTGATAAGCCAAATTGATGTGAAGACGAGGAAACCCATGAAAAAGAAAATTCTGTTTGTGAAGAATGGTGCTGCTGTTATCTGCCGTATACAG GTTACCAATTCAATCTGTGTTGAAAAATTCTCAGATTTCCCTCAGCTTGGAAGATTCACTCTACGAACTGAAG GGAAAACAGTTGCGGTGGGAAAAGTGACTGCGCTCTCAAGCGCTTGA
- the LOC106310651 gene encoding eukaryotic peptide chain release factor GTP-binding subunit ERF3A-like isoform X2 — MEENNGVVIPEAHNSDEVEKLDTSEEDLKDKVEESAPVPDEQQASEDHDQEVHHAVHNPAKAKEKAAQEKAAKEEAEEEAEANKKRHLNVVFIGHVDAGKSTIGGQILFLSGQVDDRQIQKYEKEAKEKSRESWYMAYIMDTNEEERAKGKTVEVGRAHFETASTRFTILDAPGHKSYVPNMISGASQADIGVLVISARKGEFETGYERGGQTREHVQLAKTLGVSKLVVVVNKMDDPTVNWSKERYDEIEQKMVPFLKSSGYNTKKDVVFLPISGLMGFNMDKRMDPKVCPWFSGPSFFEVLNSIEVPPRDPNGPFRMPIIDKFKDMGTVVMGKVESGSIREGDSLVIMPNKEPVKVVAIYCDEDKVKRAGPGENLRVRITGIEDEDILSGFVLSSAVKPVPAVTEFVAQLQILELLDNAIFTAGYKAILHIHAVVEECEIIELISQIDVKTRKPMKKKILFVKNGAAVICRIQVTNSICVEKFSDFPQLGRFTLRTEGKTVAVGKVTALSSA, encoded by the exons ATGG AAGAAAACAACGGAGTTGTTATCCCGGAAGCTCATAACTCAGATGAAGTTGAGAAATTGGATACATCAGAAGAAG ACCTGAAGGACAAGGTGGAAGAGTCAGCACCGGTTCCTGATGAGCAACAAG CTTCCGAGGATCATGATCAAGAAGTGCACCATGCAGTGCATAACCCTGCGAAAG CTAAAGAGAAGGCAGCCCAGGAGAAGGCTGCCAAAGAGGAAGCTGAAGAAGAGGCAGAAGCAAACAAGAAAAGACACTTGAACGTGGTGTTCATCGGGCATGTTG ATGCTGGAAAGTCTACAATTGGAGGACAAATTCTCTTCCTTAGCGGTCAGGTGGACGACCGACAAATCCAAAAGTATGAAAAGGAAGCAAAAGAAAAAAGTAGAGAAAGCTG GTATATGGCTTATATAATGGATACAAATGAAGAAGAGAGGGCGAAG GGCAAAACAGTTGAAGTTGGAAGGGCTCATTTTGAAACTGCGAGCACGAGATTTACCATTTTGGATGCTCCG GGTCACAAGAGTTATGTACCAAATATGATCAGCGGAGCATCTCAAGCGGACATTGGTGTACTG GTGATTTCAGCTCGTAAAGGTGAATTTGAGACGGGATATGAGAGGGGTGGGCAGACGCGTGAACATGTTCAACTGGCAAAAACATTGGGTGTGTCGAAACTGGTTGTCGTTGTGAACAAAATGGACGATCCAACTGTGAACTGGTCGAAAGAGAG GTACGATGAAATAGAACAAAAAATGGTACCATTTCTTAAATCCTCTGGCTACAACACAAAGAAAG ATGTTGTCTTCTTGCCTATATCTGGTCTAATGGGGTTTAATATGGACAAGAGGATGGATCCAAAAGTTTGTCCTTGGTTCAGTGGCCCTAGCTTTTTTGAAGTCTTGAATTCAATTGAAGTTCCGCCACGAGATCCTAACGGCCCATTCAG GATGCCCATCATTGATAAATTCAAAGATATGGGGACTGTTGTTATGGGAAAAGTAGAATCGGGCAGCATTCGGGAGGGTGATTCCTTGGTCATTATGCCAAATAAG GAACCCGTGAAAGTTGTTGCAATATATTGTGATGAAGATAAAGTTAAGCGTGCTGGACCGGGTGAGAATTTGAGAGTCCGTATAACTGGCATTGAGGACGAGGATATCCTTTCAGGTTTTGTTTTATCCAGCGCGG TAAAGCCTGTACCTGCCGTTACTGAGTTCGTTGCCCAATTACAAATCCTCGAGCTGCTTGACAAC GCTATTTTTACAGCTGGTTACAAGGCTATTCTCCACATTCATGCTGTGGTTGAGGAATGTGAGATCATCGAATTGATAAGCCAAATTGATGTGAAGACGAGGAAACCCATGAAAAAGAAAATTCTGTTTGTGAAGAATGGTGCTGCTGTTATCTGCCGTATACAG GTTACCAATTCAATCTGTGTTGAAAAATTCTCAGATTTCCCTCAGCTTGGAAGATTCACTCTACGAACTGAAG GGAAAACAGTTGCGGTGGGAAAAGTGACTGCGCTCTCAAGCGCTTGA
- the LOC106310652 gene encoding cyclin-dependent kinase D-3, translating into MEQPKKVADRYLKQEVLGQGTYGVVFKATDTKTGETVAIKKIRLGKHKEGVNITALREIKMLKELKHPHIILLIDAFPHKENLHLVFEFMETDLEGVIRDSNVFLSPADIKSYLLMTLKGLAYCHEKWVLHRDMKPNNLLIGPDGQLKLADFGLARIFGTPDRKFTHQVFARWYRAPELLFGAKQYGAAVDVWAAGCVFAELLLRRPFLQGNSDIDQLSKIFAAFGTPKADQWPDMKKLPDYVEYQFVPAPSLRSLFPSVSEDALDLLSKMFTYDPKARISVKQALEHRYFTSAPSPTDPAKLPKPLRKQESKASYGKHEAIKVVSPPRKIRRVMPERGRVAGMKSHVDKDQQAPMSLDFTVLAERPPNRPTITSADRSHLKRKLDLDF; encoded by the exons ATGGAGCAGCCGAAGAAAGTAGCTGATAGGTATCTCAAGCAAGAGGTTCTCGGGCAAGGTACTTACGGCGTCGTCTTCAAGGCCACTGATACTAAG ACAGGAGAAACTGTAGCAATCAAGAAGATAAGGCTTGGTAAACACAAGGAAGGTGTAAACATTACGGCTCTCAGGGAAATCAAAATGCTCAAAGAGCTAAAGCATCCGCATATCATTCTCTTGATCGATGCGTTTCCTCACAAAGAGAACTTGCACCTTGTGTTTGAGTTCATGGAGACTGACCTCGAAGGAGTCATTCGCGATTCAAACGTGTTCCTCTCACCTGCCGACATCAAATCTTACCTCCTAATGACACTTAAAGGACTTGCTTATTGCCACGAGAAATGGGTTTTGCACAG GGATATGAAGCCAAATAACTTGTTGATAGGACCTGATGGACAGCTGAAACTTGCAGATTTTGGATTAGCACGTATATTTGGTACTCCAGATCGTAAGTTTACTCATCAG GTGTTTGCTAGATGGTACAGAGCGCCAGAACTTTTGTTTGGTGCAAAACAATATGGTGCTGCAGTTGATGTTTGGGCTGCTGGCTGCGTATTTGCTGAACTTCTTCTACGCAGACCATTTCTTCAG GGAAACAGTGATATCGATCAGTTAAGCAAAATATTTGCTGCCTTTGGGACACCAAAAGCGGATCAGTGGCCTGACATGAAAAAACTTCCTGATTACGTGGAGTATCAATTTGTCCCTGCACCTTCTCTACGTTCTTTATTCCCATCAGTTAGTGAAGATGCTCTCGATTTATTGTCCAAGATGTTTACATATGACCCAAAGGCTAGAATATCTGTTAAGCAGGCTCTAGAACACAG GTACTTTACTTCTGCACCTTCTCCTACTGACCCTGCTAAACTCCCAAAGCCACTTCGAAAGCAGGAATCTAAAGCCTCTTACGGCAAACATGAGGCTATTAAAGTGGTATCACCACCACGTAAGATTAGAAGAGTAATGCCTGAGCGTGGGAGGGTTGCTGGTATGAAGTCTCACGTTGACAAGGATCAACAAGCACCCATGTCATTAGATTTTACTGTCCTCGCTGAGCGGCCTCCAAATCGACCAACCATCACCAG TGCCGATAGATCTCATCTGAAGAGGAAGCTCGATCTTGATTTCTAA
- the LOC106310658 gene encoding LOW QUALITY PROTEIN: putative 12-oxophytodienoate reductase-like protein 2A (The sequence of the model RefSeq protein was modified relative to this genomic sequence to represent the inferred CDS: inserted 1 base in 1 codon), with translation METKESKSIPLLXTYKMGPFNLSHRVVVAPMTRQRAYGYIAQPHAKLYYTQRTTPGGFLISESCAVSHTTKGYPDIPGIWTREQVEAWKPIVDAVHAKGGIFFCQIWHGGRVFHQGFSQNGEAPVSSTDKPLTCNNIYGGQFTPPRRLSTKEIPAIVNDFRIAARNAMEAGFDGVEVHGAHGYLIDQFLKDKVNDRTDQYGGSLENRCRFAVEVIEAVVKEIGSDRVGIRLSPFADYMESGDTNPEALGLYMVQEMNKHGVLYCHMVEPRMKLLEDVFECSESLTPMRNAFKGTFIVAGGYSREDGNKVVEEGGADLVGYGRTFLANPDLPRRFELNAPLNKYDRSTFYTSDPVVDYTDYPFLENTDTSASC, from the exons ATGGAGACCAAAGAGAGTAAGAGTATCCCTCTCC AAACCTATAAGATGGGACCTTTCAATCTTTCTCACAG GGTTGTTGTAGCGCCAATGACGAGACAGAGAGCGTATGGTTACATAGCTCAGCCTCACGCCAAGTTATATTACACTCAAAGAACAACACCTGGTGGTTTTCTTATTTCTGAATCTTGTGCAGTGTCCCACACAACAAAGGG CTATCCGGATATACCTGGAATATGGACCAGAGAGCAAGTGGAAGCATGGAAGCCCATCGTAGATGCGGTTCATGCCAAAGGTGGCATCTTCTTCTGTCAGATTTGGCACGGTGGCAGGGTCTTTCATCAAGGTTT CAGCCAAAATGGGGAAGCTCCTGTCTCCTCTACAGACAAGCCATTGACGTGTAATAACATCTATGGAGGGCAGTTTACTCCTCCAAGACGGTTAAGTACCAAAGAGATCCCTGCCATTGTCAATGACTTTAGAATTGCTGCAAGAAATGCAATGGAAGCTG GCTTTGATGGGGTGGAGGTTCACGGTGCACATGGTTACCTCATTGACCAGTTTCTAAAAGATAAAGTAAATGACAGAACTGACCAATACGGTGGGTCACTGGAGAACCGCTGCAGATTCGCTGTGGAAGTAATAGAAGCAGTGGTGAAAGAGATTGGTTCAGATCGTGTGGGAATCAGACTCTCACCATTTGCAGACTACATGGAGTCAGGAGATACGAACCCTGAGGCATTAGGACTCTACATGGTGCAAGAAATGAACAAGCATGGAGTCCTTTACTGTCATATGGTTGAACCTAGAATGAAACTCCTTGAAGATGTGTTTGAATGCAGTGAGTCGCTTACGCCAATGAGAAATGCCTTCAAAGGAACGTTCATTGTAGCAGGAGGTTACTCTAGAGAAGATGGGAACAAGGTAGTGGAAGAGGGAGGAGCTGATCTGGTGGGTTATGGACGGACGTTCTTGGCAAATCCTGATCTGCCAAGGAGATTCGAACTCAATGCACCGTTGAACAAGTATGACAGATCAACGTTCTATACTTCTGATCCTGTCGTGGACTACACTGACTACCCTTTTCTTGAGAACACAGACACATCTGCTTCATGTTGA
- the LOC106311822 gene encoding UNC93-like protein 1: MSVITEEEKTNHGGVVEEKPRRWRLNSPLSQVTLMGFVCFCCPGMFNALSGMGGGGQVDPTAANNANTAVYTAFTVFGVLGGAFYNVLGPRLTLAAGCSTYVLYAGSFLYYNHHHHQAFAIVAGALLGCGAGLLWAGEGAVMTSYPPPHRKGTYIALFWSIFNLGGVIGGLIPFILNYRRSSAASVNDATYIAFMCFMFAGVLLSFGILPANSVVRDDGSRCSAVKYSRASTEFAAVLRLFLDKKMLLIVPAAWASNFFYSYQFNNVNGLLFNLRTRGFNNVFYWGAQMAGSFAIGYIMDFSFKSRRARGFAGISLVAVIGTVIWAGGLANQHGYSFDNLPVKKLDFKDSGKDFAGPFMLYMSYGLLDAMYQSMVYWLIGALANDSMTLSRYSGFYKGVQSAGAAVAWQIDTRKVPLMSQLVINWSLTTVSYPLLVILVYVFVKDEADAGDVSGNKV, encoded by the coding sequence ATGAGTGTAATAACCGAAGAAGAAAAAACGAATCACGGCGGAGTCGTAGAGGAGAAGCCAAGACGATGGCGACTCAACTCTCCTCTGTCTCAAGTCACCTTAATGGGCTTCGTCTGTTTCTGCTGCCCAGGCATGTTCAACGCTCTCTCCGGCATGGGAGGCGGCGGTCAAGTCGATCCCACCGCCGCTAACAACGCCAACACCGCCGTCTACACCGCTTTCACCGTTTTCGGCGTCTTGGGCGGCGCGTTCTACAACGTCCTCGGTCCGCGCCTCACGTTAGCCGCCGGCTGCTCCACTTACGTCCTCTACGCCGGATCTTTCCTCTACTACAACCACCACCACCACCAGGCCTTCGCCATCGTCGCCGGAGCCCTCCTCGGCTGCGGCGCCGGGCTTCTCTGGGCGGGAGAAGGGGCCGTGATGACGTCGTACCCGCCTCCGCATCGGAAAGGCACTTACATCGCGCTGTTCTGGAGCATCTTCAACCTCGGCGGCGTGATCGGAGGTTTGATCCCGTTTATCCTCAACTACCGCCGCAGCTCCGCCGCGTCGGTCAACGACGCGACGTACATAGCTTTCATGTGCTTCATGTTCGCCGGGGTTCTCCTCTCGTTCGGCATCCTCCCGGCGAACTCCGTCGTCCGCGACGACGGATCTAGGTGCTCCGCCGTGAAATACTCCCGCGCCTCGACGGAGTTTGCCGCGGTGCTGCGCCTGTTCCTCGATAAGAAGATGCTGCTCATCGTCCCCGCGGCTTGGGCGAGCAACTTCTTCTATAGCTACCAGTTCAACAACGTGAACGGTCTCCTCTTCAACCTCAGGACCAGAGGCTTCAACAACGTCTTTTACTGGGGAGCTCAGATGGCTGGCTCCTTCGCCATCGGGTACATAATGGACTTCAGCTTCAAAAGCAGGAGAGCGAGAGGGTTCGCCGGAATATCATTAGTCGCCGTGATCGGAACCGTGATTTGGGCAGGAGGGTTGGCGAATCAGCACGGTTACTCGTTTGACAATCTTCCGGTGAAGAAACTTGACTTCAAAGATTCAGGGAAAGACTTCGCCGGACCGTTCATGCTGTACATGAGCTATGGTTTGTTAGATGCGATGTATCAGAGCATGGTGTATTGGTTGATCGGTGCACTTGCGAATGATTCGATGACTTTGAGTAGGTACAGTGGATTCTACAAAGGAGTGCAGAGCGCAGGAGCTGCGGTGGCTTGGCAGATAGATACACGTAAGGTACCGTTAATGTCGCAGCTTGTTATAAACTGGTCACTCACTACGGTAAGTTATCCTTTGTTGGTTATTCTTGTCTATGTGTTTGTTAAAGACGAAGCTGATGCTGGTGATGTTAGTGGTAATAAGGTGTAG
- the LOC106311821 gene encoding nuclear poly(A) polymerase 1-like, which yields MASVQQNGQRYGITEPISLGGPTELDVVKTRELEKYLQDVGLYESKEEAVRREEVLGRLDQIVKTWIKTISRAKGLNDQLLHEANAEIFTFGSYRLGVHGPGADIDTLCVGPRHATREGDFFGELQRMLSEMPEVTELHPVPDAHVPLMGFKLNGVSIDLLYAQLPLWVIPKDLDISQDSILQNADEQTVRSLNGCRVTDQILRLVPNIENFRTTLRCMRFWAKRRGVYSNVSGFLGGINWALLVARICQLYPNALPNMLASRFFRVYTQWRWPNPVLLCSMDEGSLGLQVWDPRRNPKDRLHMMPIITPAYPCMNSSYNVSASTLRIMTGEFQRGKDICEAMEANKADWDTLFEPFAFFEAYKNYLQIDISAANVDDLRKWKGWVESRLRQLTLKIERHTYDMLQCHPHPHDFQDASRPLHCSYFMGLQRKQGVPAAEGEPFDIRRTVEEFKHTVNGYMLWIPGMEISVSHIKRRSLPSFVFPGGVRPSHASKGTWDSKRRAEHRVSSTASAATTTTATTTNEASSESKAGSNSPGDEKKRKRGDDETLADQLRNSKHVAVPVPTENGEGGSPDPSVGSICSSPLKDSCTNGKSDPINKDPQENAVVLSKEDAPESHPIEKIATPQAPTSEETEELEGNSFDFGNQVTATATIPPFEATTSNGSPFSNEALEELEVVPMRQPEVTHRASVQQRKPIIKLNFTSLGKTNGK from the exons ATGGCTAGTGTCCAGCAGAATGGGCAGAGGTATGGTATTACAGAACCTATCTCTCTGGGAGGACCAACGGAGCTTGATGTGGTCAAGACACGAGAGCTCGAGAAG TATTTGCAAGATGTTGGATTGTACGAGAGTAAGGAGGAAGCTGTTAGAAGGGAGGAGGTTCTTGGGAGACTTGATCAG ATTGTGAAAACATGGATAAAAACAATCAGCCGCGCCAAAGGGTTGAATGATCAGCTGCTTCATGAGGCTAACGCCGAGATATTTACTTTCGGTTCTTATCGGCTAGGG GTACATGGACCTGGTGCTGATATAGACACTTTATGTGTGGGGCCTAGACATGCAACTAGAGAA GGTGATTTCTTTGGTGAGCTGCAAAGGATGCTGTCCGAAATGCCTGAAGTAACCGAGCTTCACCCTGTGCCTGATGCTCATGTTCCCTTGATGGGATTCAAACTTAATGGAGTTTCTATAGATCTCCTCTATGCACAACTTCCGCTCTGGGTTATACCTAAG GACTTGGATATATCACAGGATTCCATTCTACAGAATGCTGATGAGCAAACTGTCCGAAGCCTCAACGGTTGTAGAGTTACTGACCAGATCTTGCGTCTGGTTCCTAACATTGAG AATTTCAGAACAACATTAAGATGCATGCGGTTTTGGGCCAAGCGACGTGGAGTATACTCTAAT GTCTCTGGATTTCTTGGTGGTATAAACTGGGCATTGCTTGTAGCTCGGATATGTCAACTGTATCCTAACGCTCTCCCAAATATGTTGGCGTCTCGGTTCTTTAGGGTCTACACTCAATGGCGTTGGCCGAATCCAGTCCTTCTTTGTTCTATGGATGAAGGATCCCTCGGTCTTCAAGTTTGGGATCCTAGAAGAAACCCCAAAGACCGGTTGCACATGATGCCCATCATTACCCCTGCTTATCCTTGTATGAACTCAAGTTACAATGTCTCTGCAAGTACGTTGCGGATTATGACAGGAGAGTTTCAGAGAGGCAAAGATATATGTGAG GCTATGGAAGCGAACAAAGCTGACTGGGATACTCTCTTTGAGCCATTTGCATTCTTTGAAGCGTATAAAAACTATCTTCAGATCGACATCTCTGCCGCTAATGTCGATGATTTAAGAAAGTGGAAAGGATGGGTTGAGTCTCGTCTCAGACAGCTCACACTGAAG ATTGAGAGACATACTTATGACATGCTTCAATGCCACCCTCATCCACACGACTTTCAAGATGCATCCCGACCGCTTCACTGCTCTTACTTCATGGGTCTGCAGCGCAAACAAGGAGTTCCAGCAGCCGAAGGCGAGCCGTTTGATATCAGAAGAACTGTTGAGGAGTTTAAACACACTGTTAACGGTTACATGTTGTGGATTCCCGGGATGGAGATTAGTGTCAGCCATATAAAGCGAAGGAGTCTACCGAGCTTTGTGTTTCCTGGTGGTGTTAGACCTTCGCATGCCTCTAAAGGAACATGGGACAGCAAACGCCGCGCAGAGCATAGAGTTTCTTCTACAGCAAGTGCAGCTACTACTACTACTGCAACAACAACAAATGAAGCGAGTTCTGAAAGTAAAGCTGGTTCCAACAGTCCAGGAGATGAGAAGAAGAGAAAACGGGGAGATGATGAGACACTCGCGGATCAGTTAAGGAACTCTAAACACGTGGCTGTTCCAGTGCCTACTGAGAATGGTGAAGGCGGGAGCCCGGATCCATCTGTTGGATCCATTTGCTCTAGTCCTTTGAAAGATAGCTGTACAAACGGTAAATCTGATCCCATTAATAAGGATCCACAAGAGAATGCAGTTGTTTTGAGTAAGGAGGATGCACCAGAGAGTCATCCAATAGAGAAGATAGCCACTCCTCAAGCTCCTACTAGTGAAGAAACAGAGGAGCTTGAAGGCAACAGCTTTGACTTCGGAAACCAAGTCACTGCCACTGCAACTATACCTCCATTCGAGGCCACTACGTCAAATGGCTCACCATTCTCCAATGAAGCACTGGAAGAACTCGAG GTTGTTCCAATGCGACAGCCTGAGGTGACGCATAGAGCTTCAGTGCAGCAGCGAAAACCGATAATCAA ATTGAACTTCACGTCTCTAGGCAAAACCAATGGCAAGTAA
- the LOC106309306 gene encoding threonine--tRNA ligase, mitochondrial-like, whose protein sequence is MADNHPEDEPSLSVVIQNTSSVKQDELFHCHKMSPGSCFLLPHGTRVYNKLIEFIKKEYWKRGYEEVISPNIYNMKLWEKSKDAASYKENMFTFDIDKQEFGLKSINGPGHCLMFEHRVRSYRELPIRLAEFGVLHRNEASEALSGLNHTRRFQQDDAHIFCTKEQIKKEVKDVLDFVDYVYTKFGFTYELKLLTRPEENTRDLQRWEEAENNLVEALQEFGKPFIVNRGEGALCGPKIDITLSDAMKRKFQCASIQIDFQLPDHFKLRYSPSDEEKKENVMIHSKVLGSEDKDKGVRPVMIHRTVLGSFERMLAILLDHYKGKWPFWISPRQVIVCSSSNNENHRSYAEEVTRQIHKAGYHVDVDTTDRNISEKVGEAENAQYNYILVVGDEEVATRQVTALLRDSSCSDRSKVPMMSVDALLDVFKLRIVKFL, encoded by the exons ATGGCGGATAATCATCCCGAGGATGAGCCTTCTCTCTCAGTCGTCATCCAGAATACTTCATCAGTGAAACAAGATGAACTTTTCCATTGTCACAAAATGAG CCCTGGGAGTTGCTTTCTCCTCCCTCACGGCACTCGTGTATACAACAAGTTGATTGAATTCATTAAGAAAGAATATTGGAAAAGGGGTTACGAAGAG GTTATTTCACCGAATATTTACAACATGAAACTCTGGGAAAAATCCAAAGATGCTGCAAGCTATAAGGAAAATATGTTTACATTTGAT ATTGATAAACAAGAATTTGGGCTCAAATCTATCAATGGCCCTGGTCACTGCTTGATGTTCGAACACAGAGTTCGGTCCTATAGAG AATTACCCATTAGACTTGCTGAGTTTGGAGTGTTACATCGAAATGAGGCAAGTGAAGCTCTTAGTGGTTTGAACCATACCCGACGGTTCCAGCAG GATGATGCACACATATTCTGTACAAAGGAACAG ATTAAAAAGGAAGTCAAAGATGTATTGGATTTTGTTGACTATGTTTACACAAAATTTGGCTTTACCTATGAGCTAAAGCTCTTAACG AGGCCAGAGGAAAACACTAGAGATTTGCAAAGATGGGAGGAAGCTGAAAATAATCTTGTAGAAGCACTACAAGAATTTGGAAAGCCATTCATT GTGAACAGAGGAGAGGGTGCATTGTGTGGCCCAAAGATAGACATAACATTGTCTGATGCAATGAAAAGGAAGTTCCAGTGTGCTAGTATACAG ATCGATTTTCAACTACCTGATCACTTCAAACTTCGGTACTCACCCTCAGATGAGGAAAAAAAGGAAAATGTTATGATACATAGTAAGGTGTTGGGATCTGAGGATAAGGATAAAGGGGTGAGACCTGTTATGATACATAGAACGGTGTTGGGATCTTTTGAGCGTATGCTTGCCATATTGTTAGACCATTACAAAGGAAAATGGCCTTTCTGGATTAGTCCAAGGCAGGTCATAGTTTGCTCTTCATCAAACAATGAGAATCATCGTTCCTACGCAGAAGAG GTGACAAGACAGATTCATAAAGCTGGGTACCATGTTGATGTTGACACAACAGACAGAAACATCAGCGAGAAG GTGGGAGAAGCTGAGAACGCGCAGTACAACTACATTCTAGTTGTGGGTGATGAAGAAGTTGCGACGAGACAG GTGACTGCTCTGCTCAGAGACTCAAGCTGTTCAGACCGTTCAAAAGTTCCAATGATGAGCGTTGACGCTCTGCTCGATGTGTTCAAGCTCAGGATTGTCAAATTTCTTTGA